The sequence TCGATTATGAAGGCCAGGGCGGGATGATTATGGAATCATTCGTCGATGAGTCGATCACGCAACCGTTTGAATTTAGTGTTGAAGAGGGTGCGGTAGATCTCTCAGACATGGTAAAAGAGATCATTATCCTCATCGCTGAAGCGGATTCGAAACGGCTCATTGCCAGCCGATTTATTGCTACGGTCGAGGCCATCATGCTGAGATTTGCTGCTCTGCATCCGGAATTGCCGATCGTTATCGGAGGAGGGGTATTTCAAAACCGTGCGTTGATGGAACGATTGTACCACCGCTTCGGTAATGGAGCGTTTTATGCCCAACAGCAAACGCCGATTAATGACGGATCGATTGCATTAGGACAACTCTATTATATAATTCACAATACTAAAGGAAAAGAATGAACGCTAAAGTCGCATTGATCGGTTCGGGAAACGCATTTTTTATGGATGAAGGGATCGGTTTGTATGCCGGAAAATATCTCAAAGAAAATTTTACGTTTGAACCGGCACTGGATATCGTGGATGGCGGAACTTTGGGCTTTCGCTTGATGCCGCTGCTGCAGGAGTATGAGAACGTCGTCATTGTAAACACCAGTTCCGATGACACGAAAGAGGTAGGAAGTATCGAAGTGTTAAGCGGCGATGAGTTGATTGCCAATCAGGGGATCAAAAAAACGGCGAACGAAGTCGAGATCACCGAGATGCTCCAAATCTGCTC is a genomic window of Sulfuricurvum sp. containing:
- a CDS encoding hydrogenase maturation protease, with translation MNAKVALIGSGNAFFMDEGIGLYAGKYLKENFTFEPALDIVDGGTLGFRLMPLLQEYENVVIVNTSSDDTKEVGSIEVLSGDELIANQGIKKTANEVEITEMLQICSMANHCAETTMISIVPEDIISVAVGVTPALRLKWSEYIDVIVDELEKLGIKSSKKAEIMCLDEILEQFANPSIEHGKGF